The Neofelis nebulosa isolate mNeoNeb1 chromosome X, mNeoNeb1.pri, whole genome shotgun sequence genome has a segment encoding these proteins:
- the AMELX gene encoding amelogenin, X isoform isoform X1, with translation MGTWILFACLLGAAFAMPLPPHPGHPGYINFSYEVLTPLKWYQNMIRHPYPSYGYEPMGGWLHHQIIPVLSQQNPPNHALQPHHHIPMVPAQQPVVPQQPMMPVPGQHSMTPTQHHQPNLPLPAQQPFQPQPVQPQPHQPIQPQPPVHPIQPLPPQPPLPPLFPIQPLPPMLPDLPLEAWPATDKTKREEVD, from the exons ATGGGGACCTGGATTTTGTTTGCCTGCCTCCTGGGAGCAGCCTTTGCTATGCCC CTACCACCTCATCCTGGGCACCCTGGTTATATCAACTTCAGCTATgag GTGCTCACTCCTCTGAAGTGGTACCAGAACATGATAAGGCATCCG TACCCTTCCTATGGTTACGAACCCATGGGTGGATGGCTGCACCACCAAATCATTCCCGTGCTGTCCCAGCAGAACCCCCCGAATCACGCCCTGCAGCCTCATCACCACATCCCCATGGTGCCAGCTCAGCAGCCCGTGGTCCCCCAGCAACCAATGATGCCAGTTCCTGGCCAACACTCCATGACTCCAACCCAACACCACCAGCCAaacctccctctgcctgcccagcAGCCCTTCCAGCCCCAGCCCGTCCAGCCGCAGCCTCACCAGCCCATCCAGCCCCAGCCACCCGTGCACCCCATCCAGCCCCTGCCGCCACAGCCACCTCTGCCTCCGCTGTTCCCCATacagcccctgccccccatgcTTCCTGACCTGCCTCTGGAAGCTTGGCCAGCAACAGACAAGACCAAGCGGGAAGAAGTG gATTAA
- the AMELX gene encoding amelogenin, X isoform isoform X2 yields the protein MGTWILFACLLGAAFAMPVLTPLKWYQNMIRHPYPSYGYEPMGGWLHHQIIPVLSQQNPPNHALQPHHHIPMVPAQQPVVPQQPMMPVPGQHSMTPTQHHQPNLPLPAQQPFQPQPVQPQPHQPIQPQPPVHPIQPLPPQPPLPPLFPIQPLPPMLPDLPLEAWPATDKTKREEVD from the exons ATGGGGACCTGGATTTTGTTTGCCTGCCTCCTGGGAGCAGCCTTTGCTATGCCC GTGCTCACTCCTCTGAAGTGGTACCAGAACATGATAAGGCATCCG TACCCTTCCTATGGTTACGAACCCATGGGTGGATGGCTGCACCACCAAATCATTCCCGTGCTGTCCCAGCAGAACCCCCCGAATCACGCCCTGCAGCCTCATCACCACATCCCCATGGTGCCAGCTCAGCAGCCCGTGGTCCCCCAGCAACCAATGATGCCAGTTCCTGGCCAACACTCCATGACTCCAACCCAACACCACCAGCCAaacctccctctgcctgcccagcAGCCCTTCCAGCCCCAGCCCGTCCAGCCGCAGCCTCACCAGCCCATCCAGCCCCAGCCACCCGTGCACCCCATCCAGCCCCTGCCGCCACAGCCACCTCTGCCTCCGCTGTTCCCCATacagcccctgccccccatgcTTCCTGACCTGCCTCTGGAAGCTTGGCCAGCAACAGACAAGACCAAGCGGGAAGAAGTG gATTAA